The following proteins are encoded in a genomic region of Coffea eugenioides isolate CCC68of chromosome 6, Ceug_1.0, whole genome shotgun sequence:
- the LOC113775399 gene encoding dihydroneopterin aldolase 2-like, which produces MTSSPSISADTDHKVLIMGDKLVLRGLKFHGYHGVKQEERKLGQKFLIDVDAWTDLRAAGTSDHLSDTISYTAIYAIVKEVVEGPPKNLLESVAQLIASTTLSKYPQISAVRVQVGKPHVAVHGPVDYLGVEIIRYRSSDL; this is translated from the exons ATGACGTCATCACCCAGCATTT CTGCAGATACAGATCATAAGGTGTTAATAATGGGAGACAAGCTTGTACTCAGAGGTTTAAAGTTCCACGGGTATCACGGGGTGAAGCAAGAAGAAAGGAAGCTTGGCCAGAAGTTCTTGATAGATGTGGATGCCTGGACTGATCTGCGAGCAGCTGGTACTTCTGATCACCTCTCAGATACTATAAGTTATACTGCCATATATGC CATTGTCAAAGAAGTTGTAGAAGGACCACCAAAAAATCTCTTGGAATCTGTGGCTCAACTCATTGCATCTACAACCCTGTCCAAGTATCCTCAGATTTCTGCAGTTCGTGTGCAGGTCGGAAAGCCACATGTTGCTGTTCATGGTCCGGTAGACTACTTGGGTGTTGAGATCATACGGTACAGAAGTTCTGATTTATAG
- the LOC113774850 gene encoding 39S ribosomal protein L22, mitochondrial-like isoform X1, which yields MVGWQRHLQSLLRQAGRRLDQSRLSPLYSFYHSKAAPGLAGEAAHRNILWSSHFHCTTRPLYHYVQQLGFTSTRKLLADSSNETPISSPLTPALALSGGKAEPEKPVSKPSKVQAVLKGIKQSPKKVNLVAALVRGMRVEDALLQLQVTVKRASKTVYQVIHSARANATHNHGLDPDRLLVAEAFVGKGFYRKRVSYHAKGRCGVKVRPECRLTVVLREITPEEEAEIAKLRVHNFRKLTKREKRLVPHQLIETTPIWSRKSKSKDAASDAMAA from the exons ATGGTGGGTTGGCAGCGCCATTTGCAGTCCTTATTGCGTCAAGCTGGGAGGAGACTTGATCAGAGCCGCCTTTCTCCTTTATATTCATTTTATCATTCAAAGGCTGCCCCAGGACTTG CAGGTGAGGCGGCTCATAGAAACATACTGTGGAGTTCGCATTTTCATTGCACAACAAGACCTTTATATCACTATGTCCAGCAATTG GGATTTACCAGTACGAGAAAGCTACTTGCAGACTCTTCTAATGAAACTCCAATTTCATCTCCACTAACTCCAGCTTTAGCTTTGAGCGGTGGAAAGGCTGAACCTGAGAAACCAGTTTCTAAACCTTCAAAAGTACAAGCAGTTTTAAAGGGAATAAAACAG AGTCCTAAGAAGGTGAACTTGGTTGCTGCATTAGTCCGTGGTATGCGTGTTGAAGATGCTTTATTGCAGCTACAAGTAACAGTTAAGAGAGCTTCTAAGACAGTCTATCAG GTCATTCATTCAGCACGGGCAAATGCAACTCATAATCATGGATTAGATCCGGATCGTCTACTTGTTG CTGAGGCATTTGTGGGAAAGGGATTCTATCGAAAAAGGGTATCCTACCATGCTAAAGGAAGATGTGGGGTAAAAGTAAGACCAGAATGTAGACTGACGGTGGTTCTGAGAGAGATTACCCCGGAGGAGGAAGCTGAGATAGCCAAGTTGAGAGTTCACAATTTCCGCAAACTTACTAAACGAGAAAAAAGGCTTGTGCCTCATCAGCTTATTGAGACCACTCCCATATGGAGCCGCAAAAGCAAATCAAAAGACGCTGCATCAGATGCGATGGCAGCTTGA
- the LOC113774850 gene encoding 39S ribosomal protein L22, mitochondrial-like isoform X2, producing MVGWQRHLQSLLRQAGRRLDQSRLSPLYSFYHSKAAPGLGEAAHRNILWSSHFHCTTRPLYHYVQQLGFTSTRKLLADSSNETPISSPLTPALALSGGKAEPEKPVSKPSKVQAVLKGIKQSPKKVNLVAALVRGMRVEDALLQLQVTVKRASKTVYQVIHSARANATHNHGLDPDRLLVAEAFVGKGFYRKRVSYHAKGRCGVKVRPECRLTVVLREITPEEEAEIAKLRVHNFRKLTKREKRLVPHQLIETTPIWSRKSKSKDAASDAMAA from the exons ATGGTGGGTTGGCAGCGCCATTTGCAGTCCTTATTGCGTCAAGCTGGGAGGAGACTTGATCAGAGCCGCCTTTCTCCTTTATATTCATTTTATCATTCAAAGGCTGCCCCAGGACTTG GTGAGGCGGCTCATAGAAACATACTGTGGAGTTCGCATTTTCATTGCACAACAAGACCTTTATATCACTATGTCCAGCAATTG GGATTTACCAGTACGAGAAAGCTACTTGCAGACTCTTCTAATGAAACTCCAATTTCATCTCCACTAACTCCAGCTTTAGCTTTGAGCGGTGGAAAGGCTGAACCTGAGAAACCAGTTTCTAAACCTTCAAAAGTACAAGCAGTTTTAAAGGGAATAAAACAG AGTCCTAAGAAGGTGAACTTGGTTGCTGCATTAGTCCGTGGTATGCGTGTTGAAGATGCTTTATTGCAGCTACAAGTAACAGTTAAGAGAGCTTCTAAGACAGTCTATCAG GTCATTCATTCAGCACGGGCAAATGCAACTCATAATCATGGATTAGATCCGGATCGTCTACTTGTTG CTGAGGCATTTGTGGGAAAGGGATTCTATCGAAAAAGGGTATCCTACCATGCTAAAGGAAGATGTGGGGTAAAAGTAAGACCAGAATGTAGACTGACGGTGGTTCTGAGAGAGATTACCCCGGAGGAGGAAGCTGAGATAGCCAAGTTGAGAGTTCACAATTTCCGCAAACTTACTAAACGAGAAAAAAGGCTTGTGCCTCATCAGCTTATTGAGACCACTCCCATATGGAGCCGCAAAAGCAAATCAAAAGACGCTGCATCAGATGCGATGGCAGCTTGA
- the LOC113776444 gene encoding uncharacterized protein LOC113776444 isoform X1, whose translation MREDSGISLYRDRLDKTLCSHDLTDVETLGTLVKDHILRSSKVENEDYIDNIAEMRTKEVSDFLGMLRSASVDDQRSKHSDASHRGWKVKQDTDEFRVMYREGPEGTPFHTLLVEGYVDGPLDVCLCISWEVGLFQKWWPQISIPSFKIISSQCLQKVRIGEQICLVRFVFRVKISWPLLTREALVHCFEFEYLQDDLVVGLLNSISDLESIDTSTHGFTREGIPDAQDVVRIDVVGGGVLQKVSANRSYFRSIATVDVKLNFVPPALINFVSRQIIGSGFRLYKKEVASVAKGDEDFAKALKDPLYARIRQALYSNGLPTKTPQPEMNNDTASLLEEEPEEKEKVRSGQEMAHNHELAVNSQAGDSFVQDRKSHGEIEEIKENDSEESRCLAELDHNRSIYLPTNQIDSGFWTDDKKVVIRPEVEQALRILDDVISVFQGCRSNDETRILPGIPKEESQNLEINEAEEAVSSEADHICKNVETHGQPTEKKDPEVMIAADEPRNSSSSRGIRHTHSRDANHNKIAPASPVENVSGPREIDHAASLSSQNQRTELTLAEKTMNEENIFISPDANDAAGDEARSSKNRKVRLCCFSSLSRQSSS comes from the exons ATGAGGGAGGACAGTGGCATCTCACTTTACCGAGATAGGCTGGATAAAACACTTTGTTCTCATGATCTTACTGACGTGGAGACACTTGGGACACTCGTTAAAGATCACATTTTACGTTCATCAAAAGTGGAGAATGAAG ATTATATCGACAATATTGCAGAAATGAGAACCAAAGAAGTCTCAGATTTTCTGGGAATGTTAAGGAGTGCCTCTGTGGATGATCAGAGGTCAAAACACAGTGACGCTTCACATCGTGGTTGGAAA GTGAAACAGGATACTGACGAATTTCGTGTTATGTATAGAGAAGGACCAGAAGGCACTCCATTTCATACCCTTCTTGTTGAAGGCTATGTAGATGGGCCTTTAGATGTTT GTCTATGCATCTCATGGGAGGTGGGCTTGTTTCAAAAATG GTGGCCACAGATTAGCATTCCAAGTTTCAAGATCATCTCTTCCCAGTGTCTGCAAAAGGTCAGAATTGGTGAACAGATATGTTTAGTGAGGTTTGTTTTTAG AGTGAAGATTTCATGGCCATTGTTGACACGGGAGGCTCTAGTCCATTGTTTTGAGTTTGAATACTTACAAGATGATCTGGTTGTTGGGCTTTTGAACTCG ATATCTGACTTGGAAAGCATTGATACAAGTACTCATGGTTTCACTCGAGAAGGGATACCTGATGCACAAGATGTTGTCCGAATTGATGTGGTGGGAGGTGGTGTTTTACAGAAAGTTTCTGCAAATAGATCTTACTTCCG GTCCATAGCAACCGTGGATGTTAAACTAAACTTTGTTCCTCCAGCACTCATTAATTTTGTTTCAAGGCAGATCATAGGAAGTGGTTTCAGGCTCTATAAAAAG GAAGTTGCTTCAGTTGCAAAAGGTGATGAAGATTTTGCCAAAGCTTTGAAAGATCCACTGTATGCTCGAATTCGTCAAGCCCTTTACTCAAATGGTTTACCTACCAAGACTCCTCAACCAGAAATGAATAATGATACAGCCTCTCTGCTTGAAGAAGAAccagaagagaaagaaaaagttaGAAGTGGTCAAGAGATGGCTCATAACCATGAGCTTGCAGTTAATTCCCAAGCTGGGGATTCGTTTGTTCAAGATAGAAAATCACATGGTGAGATCGAGGAGATTAAGGAAAATGATAGTGAAGAAAGTCGATGTTTAGCTGAATTAGATCACAATAGATCTATTTATTTACCCACGAATCAAATTGATTCTGGATTTTGGACTGACGATAAGAAAGTAGTTATTCGCCCGGAGGTTGAACAAGCTCTGAGAATATTGGATGATGTAATATCTGTTTTCCAGGGATGCAGATCAAATGATGAAACCAGGATATTGCCCGGCATCCCTAAAGAAGAATCacaaaatttggaaattaaTGAGGCCGAAGAGGCGGTCTCCTCAGAGGCTGATCATATCTGCAAAAATGTGGAGACACATGGTCAGCCAACAGAAAAGAAAGATCCAGAAGTGATGATTGCTGCAGATGAACCCAGGAACAGCTCCAGTAGCCGGGGTATCAG ACATACGCACTCCAGGGATGCCAACCATAATAAAATAGCTCCAGCATCGCCTGTTGAGAATGTTTCTGGTCCTCGTGAGATTGACCATGCTGCTTCGCTCTCATCTCAAAATCAGAGAACGGAATTAACGCTTGCGGAGAAGACAATGAATGAAGAGAATATATTTATTAGTCCGGATGCCAATGATGCTGCCGGAGATGAGGCAAGGAGTAGTAAAAACAGGAAAGTTCGGCTCTGCTGCTTCAGCTCTCTTTCTCGGCAGTCATCATCTTGA
- the LOC113776444 gene encoding uncharacterized protein LOC113776444 isoform X2: protein MREDSGISLYRDRLDKTLCSHDLTDVETLGTLVKDHILRSSKVENEDYIDNIAEMRTKEVSDFLGMLRSASVDDQRSKHSDASHRGWKVKQDTDEFRVMYREGPEGTPFHTLLVEGYVDGPLDVCLCISWEVGLFQKWWPQISIPSFKIISSQCLQKVRIGEQICLVRVKISWPLLTREALVHCFEFEYLQDDLVVGLLNSISDLESIDTSTHGFTREGIPDAQDVVRIDVVGGGVLQKVSANRSYFRSIATVDVKLNFVPPALINFVSRQIIGSGFRLYKKEVASVAKGDEDFAKALKDPLYARIRQALYSNGLPTKTPQPEMNNDTASLLEEEPEEKEKVRSGQEMAHNHELAVNSQAGDSFVQDRKSHGEIEEIKENDSEESRCLAELDHNRSIYLPTNQIDSGFWTDDKKVVIRPEVEQALRILDDVISVFQGCRSNDETRILPGIPKEESQNLEINEAEEAVSSEADHICKNVETHGQPTEKKDPEVMIAADEPRNSSSSRGIRHTHSRDANHNKIAPASPVENVSGPREIDHAASLSSQNQRTELTLAEKTMNEENIFISPDANDAAGDEARSSKNRKVRLCCFSSLSRQSSS from the exons ATGAGGGAGGACAGTGGCATCTCACTTTACCGAGATAGGCTGGATAAAACACTTTGTTCTCATGATCTTACTGACGTGGAGACACTTGGGACACTCGTTAAAGATCACATTTTACGTTCATCAAAAGTGGAGAATGAAG ATTATATCGACAATATTGCAGAAATGAGAACCAAAGAAGTCTCAGATTTTCTGGGAATGTTAAGGAGTGCCTCTGTGGATGATCAGAGGTCAAAACACAGTGACGCTTCACATCGTGGTTGGAAA GTGAAACAGGATACTGACGAATTTCGTGTTATGTATAGAGAAGGACCAGAAGGCACTCCATTTCATACCCTTCTTGTTGAAGGCTATGTAGATGGGCCTTTAGATGTTT GTCTATGCATCTCATGGGAGGTGGGCTTGTTTCAAAAATG GTGGCCACAGATTAGCATTCCAAGTTTCAAGATCATCTCTTCCCAGTGTCTGCAAAAGGTCAGAATTGGTGAACAGATATGTTTAGTGAG AGTGAAGATTTCATGGCCATTGTTGACACGGGAGGCTCTAGTCCATTGTTTTGAGTTTGAATACTTACAAGATGATCTGGTTGTTGGGCTTTTGAACTCG ATATCTGACTTGGAAAGCATTGATACAAGTACTCATGGTTTCACTCGAGAAGGGATACCTGATGCACAAGATGTTGTCCGAATTGATGTGGTGGGAGGTGGTGTTTTACAGAAAGTTTCTGCAAATAGATCTTACTTCCG GTCCATAGCAACCGTGGATGTTAAACTAAACTTTGTTCCTCCAGCACTCATTAATTTTGTTTCAAGGCAGATCATAGGAAGTGGTTTCAGGCTCTATAAAAAG GAAGTTGCTTCAGTTGCAAAAGGTGATGAAGATTTTGCCAAAGCTTTGAAAGATCCACTGTATGCTCGAATTCGTCAAGCCCTTTACTCAAATGGTTTACCTACCAAGACTCCTCAACCAGAAATGAATAATGATACAGCCTCTCTGCTTGAAGAAGAAccagaagagaaagaaaaagttaGAAGTGGTCAAGAGATGGCTCATAACCATGAGCTTGCAGTTAATTCCCAAGCTGGGGATTCGTTTGTTCAAGATAGAAAATCACATGGTGAGATCGAGGAGATTAAGGAAAATGATAGTGAAGAAAGTCGATGTTTAGCTGAATTAGATCACAATAGATCTATTTATTTACCCACGAATCAAATTGATTCTGGATTTTGGACTGACGATAAGAAAGTAGTTATTCGCCCGGAGGTTGAACAAGCTCTGAGAATATTGGATGATGTAATATCTGTTTTCCAGGGATGCAGATCAAATGATGAAACCAGGATATTGCCCGGCATCCCTAAAGAAGAATCacaaaatttggaaattaaTGAGGCCGAAGAGGCGGTCTCCTCAGAGGCTGATCATATCTGCAAAAATGTGGAGACACATGGTCAGCCAACAGAAAAGAAAGATCCAGAAGTGATGATTGCTGCAGATGAACCCAGGAACAGCTCCAGTAGCCGGGGTATCAG ACATACGCACTCCAGGGATGCCAACCATAATAAAATAGCTCCAGCATCGCCTGTTGAGAATGTTTCTGGTCCTCGTGAGATTGACCATGCTGCTTCGCTCTCATCTCAAAATCAGAGAACGGAATTAACGCTTGCGGAGAAGACAATGAATGAAGAGAATATATTTATTAGTCCGGATGCCAATGATGCTGCCGGAGATGAGGCAAGGAGTAGTAAAAACAGGAAAGTTCGGCTCTGCTGCTTCAGCTCTCTTTCTCGGCAGTCATCATCTTGA